In Actinacidiphila yeochonensis CN732, a genomic segment contains:
- a CDS encoding tetratricopeptide repeat protein → MRQELKSLPKTLADDVARNLVMVARLLDEDAERAYAYSRVALRLAARVPAVREAAGFASYSTERYAEALAEFRATRRMTGSVDLWPVMADCERGLGRPERALEMAGAPEVQKLDKAGQVEMRLVAAGARQDLGQAEAAVVTLQSSELASNAVHPWTARLRYAYADALLAVGREHEARDWFAKALEADHNGSTDASDRLARLDGVDFVDAFGEDEDEDTEGGAADGASEAPHAPVVGHSGDDRDQAPAAGEATGRSGDLEHGADADEADDDAEGDDEPKDADAASDDDESAEADGEGDDGADAPAPAGADDDFDPTDEEPDASSFLDSPFRAPAPKERNGD, encoded by the coding sequence GTGCGGCAGGAGCTGAAGAGCCTGCCCAAGACCCTCGCCGACGACGTCGCCCGCAACCTGGTGATGGTCGCCCGCCTGCTGGACGAGGACGCCGAGCGGGCGTACGCGTACTCCCGCGTCGCCCTGCGGCTGGCCGCCCGCGTCCCGGCGGTCCGGGAGGCGGCGGGCTTCGCGTCCTACTCCACCGAGCGGTACGCGGAGGCCCTCGCGGAGTTCCGCGCGACCCGGCGGATGACCGGCTCGGTCGACCTGTGGCCGGTCATGGCCGACTGCGAGCGCGGGCTCGGCCGTCCCGAGCGGGCGCTGGAGATGGCCGGTGCCCCCGAGGTGCAGAAGCTCGACAAGGCCGGGCAGGTGGAGATGCGCCTGGTCGCGGCCGGCGCCCGCCAGGACCTCGGCCAGGCCGAGGCCGCGGTGGTGACCCTGCAGAGCTCCGAGCTGGCGTCGAACGCCGTCCACCCGTGGACGGCGCGGCTGCGCTACGCCTACGCCGACGCGCTGCTGGCCGTCGGCCGGGAGCACGAGGCCCGCGACTGGTTCGCCAAGGCCCTGGAGGCCGACCACAACGGCAGCACCGACGCCTCGGACCGGCTCGCCCGCCTCGACGGCGTCGACTTCGTGGACGCCTTCGGCGAGGACGAGGACGAGGACACGGAGGGTGGGGCGGCCGACGGTGCCTCCGAGGCCCCGCACGCTCCGGTCGTCGGCCACTCCGGCGACGACCGTGACCAGGCCCCCGCGGCCGGCGAGGCCACGGGCCGCAGCGGCGACCTGGAGCACGGAGCGGACGCTGACGAGGCGGACGACGACGCCGAGGGCGACGACGAGCCGAAGGACGCGGACGCCGCGTCGGACGACGACGAGTCGGCTGAGGCCGACGGCGAGGGCGACGACGGCGCGGACGCGCCTGCGCCCGCCGGCGCCGACGACGACTTCGACCCGACCGACGAGGAGCCGGACGCGTCCTCCTTCCTCGACTCGCCCTTCCGCGCTCCCGCCCCGAAGGAGCGGAACGGCGACTGA
- a CDS encoding DUF1015 family protein, with protein sequence MTDSEQDRSRHPYLAPFRGLRYVRERVGGLAAVTSPPYDVVVRPDGRRLLETADPHNVVRLILPEAATPDDRHRAAARTLADWLADGVLALDPRPALYVYEQRDAARVQRGVIGALRLSSPQEGAVLPHEDVMPGPVADRAALMRATVANLEPLLLAYRDGPATARVVEHAAAGTPLLATTTGDGVRHRLWAVTEPADLAAVDTELARRQALIADGHHRWATYRLLQDEHPPGTPWDFGLVLLVDTARYPLEVRAIHRVLPALPPGEALAAAGGIFRVRALGRCGLAEALDALADAAGGRQGDTRDGRDGPGRLGATGADGADGADGADGADDSTALAAGRGNAFVLAGAAGFHLLDRPDPERLRGWLPADRPEAWRRLDATVLHGVLLDRVWRVPDLPEHIRYIHDAQAAVDLAGQFGGTAVLMHPVRESVVLDLARQGVMMPRKSTSFGPKPATGLVMRTLGPA encoded by the coding sequence GTGACCGACTCCGAGCAGGACCGCTCGCGGCATCCCTACCTGGCGCCGTTCCGCGGGCTGCGCTACGTACGGGAACGGGTCGGCGGGCTCGCCGCGGTCACCTCGCCCCCGTACGACGTCGTGGTCCGCCCCGACGGCCGGCGCCTCCTGGAGACCGCCGACCCGCACAACGTCGTCCGGCTCATCCTCCCGGAGGCCGCCACCCCGGACGACCGCCACCGCGCGGCCGCCCGCACCCTGGCCGACTGGCTGGCCGACGGCGTCCTCGCCCTCGACCCGCGCCCCGCGCTCTACGTGTACGAGCAACGCGACGCGGCCCGGGTCCAGCGCGGCGTCATCGGCGCGCTGCGGCTGAGCAGCCCGCAAGAGGGCGCCGTACTCCCGCACGAGGACGTCATGCCCGGTCCGGTGGCCGACCGCGCCGCCCTGATGCGCGCCACCGTCGCCAACCTCGAACCGCTGCTCCTGGCCTACCGCGACGGCCCGGCCACCGCCCGCGTCGTCGAACACGCCGCCGCCGGCACGCCGCTGCTGGCCACCACCACCGGCGACGGCGTACGGCACCGGCTGTGGGCGGTCACCGAACCGGCCGACCTCGCCGCGGTGGACACCGAACTCGCCCGGCGGCAGGCCCTGATCGCCGACGGCCACCACCGCTGGGCCACCTACCGGCTCCTCCAGGACGAGCATCCGCCCGGCACGCCCTGGGACTTCGGCCTGGTGCTGCTGGTGGACACCGCCCGCTACCCGCTGGAGGTCCGCGCGATCCACCGGGTGCTGCCCGCCCTGCCGCCCGGCGAGGCGCTGGCCGCGGCGGGCGGGATCTTCCGGGTACGGGCGCTCGGCCGGTGCGGCCTCGCCGAGGCGCTCGACGCGCTGGCGGACGCCGCCGGCGGACGGCAGGGCGACACCCGGGACGGCCGCGACGGCCCGGGCCGCCTGGGCGCCACCGGCGCGGATGGCGCGGATGGCGCGGATGGCGCGGATGGCGCGGATGACAGCACAGCCCTGGCAGCAGGCAGGGGCAACGCGTTCGTACTGGCCGGCGCCGCGGGCTTCCACCTGCTGGACCGCCCCGACCCGGAGCGGCTGCGCGGCTGGCTCCCGGCCGACCGGCCGGAGGCGTGGCGCCGGCTGGACGCGACGGTGCTGCACGGCGTGCTGCTGGACCGGGTCTGGCGGGTGCCCGACCTGCCCGAGCACATCCGGTACATCCACGACGCCCAGGCCGCCGTCGACCTCGCCGGACAGTTCGGCGGCACCGCTGTCCTCATGCACCCGGTACGCGAGTCCGTCGTCCTCGACCTGGCCCGGCAGGGAGTGATGATGCCGCGCAAGTCGACCTCGTTCGGGCCGAAGCCGGCTACCGGGCTGGTGATGCGGACCCTCGGCCCGGCCTGA
- a CDS encoding HAD-IIA family hydrolase gives MTDRTTPSGSAKPLADAYDTAMLDLDGVVYVGGEAVGHAVESLEHARERGMHLAYVTNNAARTPQTVAEHLTRLGVPAEAADVVTSAQAVARLIAEAVPAGSKVLAVGGQGLVEALRERGLVPVDSADDDPAAAVQGYGPDLRWSQLAEMAYAVNRGVPWFASNTDLTIPGARGIAPGNGAAVEAVRFATHGTPTVAGKPQPPMHRETVLRTGAERPLVVGDRLDTDIEGAYAGGVDALLVLTGVTTPAGLLAAEPHHRPAFVGRDLRDLLVAHPEVDAVDGGFRCGGWTARVAGAALTAEGAGDALDGLRALCAAAWTHAGGGACDLDAAEALRTVGL, from the coding sequence ATGACGGACCGCACCACCCCCAGCGGCAGCGCCAAGCCGCTGGCCGACGCCTACGACACCGCCATGCTCGACCTCGACGGGGTGGTGTACGTCGGCGGTGAGGCGGTCGGCCACGCGGTGGAGTCGCTGGAGCACGCGCGGGAGCGCGGGATGCACCTGGCGTACGTCACCAACAACGCCGCCCGCACCCCGCAGACGGTGGCCGAGCACCTGACCCGGTTGGGGGTGCCGGCCGAGGCGGCGGACGTGGTCACCTCGGCGCAGGCTGTGGCCCGGCTGATCGCCGAGGCGGTGCCGGCCGGCTCGAAGGTGCTCGCAGTGGGCGGGCAGGGGCTGGTGGAGGCGCTGCGGGAGCGCGGTCTGGTGCCCGTGGACTCCGCCGACGACGACCCGGCCGCCGCGGTCCAGGGTTACGGCCCGGACCTGCGCTGGTCGCAGCTGGCGGAGATGGCGTACGCGGTCAACCGGGGGGTGCCGTGGTTCGCCTCCAACACCGATCTGACGATCCCGGGTGCCCGGGGCATCGCGCCGGGCAACGGTGCGGCGGTGGAGGCGGTCCGGTTCGCCACCCACGGCACTCCCACCGTGGCGGGCAAGCCGCAGCCGCCGATGCACCGCGAGACGGTGCTGCGGACCGGGGCCGAGCGCCCCCTGGTGGTGGGGGACCGCCTGGACACCGACATCGAGGGGGCCTACGCCGGTGGCGTGGACGCGCTGCTGGTGCTCACCGGCGTGACCACCCCGGCCGGGCTGCTGGCCGCCGAGCCGCACCACCGGCCCGCCTTCGTGGGGCGGGACCTGCGCGACCTGCTGGTGGCCCACCCGGAGGTCGACGCGGTGGACGGGGGCTTCCGCTGCGGCGGCTGGACGGCGCGGGTGGCGGGCGCAGCGCTCACCGCGGAGGGTGCGGGGGACGCCCTGGACGGGCTGCGGGCGCTGTGCGCGGCGGCCTGGACCCACGCGGGCGGCGGGGCCTGCGACCTGGACGCTGCCGAGGCGCTGCGCACGGTGGGCCTGTAG
- a CDS encoding siderophore-interacting protein, whose protein sequence is MPTRATERRSAPADTEPPEASEPPASPYAFFHPRVVRVRRLSPSLVRVVLHCPELSGLVSGGGDQRFKLFLPRPGQTVPVLPETTDDQWYARWRAMDPRVRGVMRTYTVSGARPDEAELDVDFALHGDLGPASRWAQAARPGDRVSVLAPVATDNGGVDFRPPAGTDWMLLTGDETALPALASILAGLPAGTRVKALIEVAHPEDRLPLPTTADAEVTWLVRDPAAPDRTAGVLAALAATPFPAGTPYAWLAGEAACVRAQRRHLTGERGMPRGAITFSGYWRLGRTEDQLLDEAAAAAAGS, encoded by the coding sequence GTGCCGACCCGAGCGACCGAGCGGCGGTCCGCCCCGGCGGACACCGAGCCGCCTGAGGCGTCCGAACCGCCCGCCTCGCCGTACGCCTTCTTCCACCCGCGGGTCGTGCGGGTGCGGCGGCTGTCGCCGAGCCTGGTCCGCGTCGTCCTCCACTGCCCGGAGCTGTCCGGCCTGGTCAGCGGCGGCGGCGACCAGCGCTTCAAGCTCTTCCTGCCGCGCCCCGGCCAGACGGTGCCGGTCCTGCCCGAGACGACGGACGACCAGTGGTACGCGCGCTGGCGCGCCATGGACCCGCGGGTGCGGGGCGTCATGCGCACCTACACCGTCAGCGGCGCCCGTCCCGACGAGGCGGAGCTCGACGTCGACTTCGCCCTCCACGGCGACCTCGGCCCGGCCTCCCGCTGGGCCCAGGCGGCCCGGCCCGGCGACCGCGTCTCCGTGCTGGCCCCGGTGGCGACCGACAACGGCGGCGTGGACTTCCGGCCGCCCGCCGGCACCGACTGGATGCTGCTCACCGGTGACGAGACGGCCCTTCCGGCGCTCGCCTCCATCCTCGCCGGACTGCCGGCCGGCACCCGCGTCAAGGCGCTGATCGAGGTCGCCCACCCGGAGGACCGGCTGCCGCTGCCGACCACCGCCGACGCCGAGGTCACCTGGCTGGTGCGCGACCCGGCCGCCCCCGACCGCACCGCCGGCGTCCTCGCCGCCCTGGCCGCCACCCCGTTCCCGGCCGGCACCCCCTACGCCTGGCTGGCCGGCGAGGCCGCGTGCGTCCGGGCCCAGCGCCGTCACCTCACCGGCGAGCGCGGGATGCCACGCGGTGCCATCACGTTCAGCGGGTACTGGCGGCTCGGCCGCACCGAGGACCAGCTGCTGGACGAGGCGGCGGCAGCCGCGGCCGGGAGCTGA
- a CDS encoding ABC transporter substrate-binding protein, translated as MSRRGLLAAGGTVGLGALLAACGGSSDSGSGSAKAKAKATASGKASGPFRFTDDRKKTVTLDAIPTRVVAYVGVAAALHDYGVECTGVFGPTTLKNGTADPQAGGIDVSKVTVLGNTWGEFNVEKYASLSPQLLISHIYEQPTLWYVPDQSSKQILALAPSIGVDVAGGPLTTPLTRYAELATALGADMSSAANAAQKKRFDDASAALRSATRAHGDITVMACSGSADSFYVSTPSSAADLTYYKSLGVRFIIPNKVEGGFFETLSWENADKYKADVLMLDNRTATLQPKDLTGKPTWNQLPAVKAGQVLGWPSEPIFSYARCAENIEALTKAITSAKKVS; from the coding sequence ATGTCCCGCCGCGGCCTCCTCGCCGCAGGCGGCACCGTGGGCCTCGGCGCCCTCCTGGCCGCGTGCGGCGGCTCGTCCGACTCCGGTTCGGGCTCGGCGAAAGCGAAAGCGAAGGCGACGGCGTCCGGTAAGGCGTCCGGACCGTTCCGTTTCACCGACGACCGCAAGAAGACCGTCACCCTTGACGCTATCCCGACCCGCGTCGTCGCCTACGTCGGGGTCGCGGCGGCCCTGCACGACTACGGCGTCGAGTGCACCGGCGTCTTCGGCCCCACCACCCTCAAGAACGGCACCGCCGACCCGCAGGCCGGCGGCATCGACGTCAGCAAGGTGACGGTGCTGGGCAACACCTGGGGCGAGTTCAACGTCGAGAAGTACGCCTCCCTCTCCCCCCAGCTGCTGATCAGCCACATCTACGAGCAGCCCACCCTGTGGTACGTGCCCGACCAGAGCTCCAAGCAGATCCTCGCGCTGGCGCCCAGCATCGGCGTCGACGTGGCAGGCGGCCCGCTGACCACCCCGCTCACCCGCTACGCCGAACTCGCCACCGCCCTGGGCGCGGACATGTCCTCCGCCGCCAACGCCGCCCAGAAGAAGCGGTTCGACGACGCGTCGGCGGCGCTGCGCTCGGCGACCAGGGCACACGGCGACATCACCGTGATGGCCTGCTCCGGCAGCGCCGACTCCTTCTACGTCTCCACCCCGTCCTCGGCGGCGGACCTGACGTACTACAAGAGCCTCGGCGTGCGGTTCATCATCCCCAACAAGGTCGAGGGCGGCTTCTTCGAGACCCTGAGCTGGGAGAACGCCGACAAGTACAAGGCCGACGTGCTGATGCTCGACAACCGCACCGCCACGCTCCAGCCCAAGGACCTGACCGGCAAGCCGACCTGGAACCAGCTGCCCGCGGTGAAGGCCGGCCAGGTGCTCGGCTGGCCGAGCGAGCCGATCTTCTCGTACGCCAGGTGCGCCGAGAACATCGAGGCCCTCACCAAGGCCATCACCAGTGCGAAGAAGGTGAGCTGA